Below is a window of Naumovozyma castellii chromosome 9, complete genome DNA.
CATTATTAGCCCTTTAGGGTTGTGGGTTTTAATAGGGTTGATTATGTTTAAATATAGGGTAAACATAATTTTTTGGGGTGCCAAATAGTCTTTAATTTAGggttgttttgtttttctcGTTCAAAACGAAAGCCcagtttttttcttttgatttgTTTTGAAATATCTTAGCCAAAACTCGTGTTTACTTATTTTGATCGGATACCCAACAAACGATTAAAACATCGAATCTCATCTAAGAAAAACAATCACTTATCCAGTCATTCGTTTTTGGGTAACTTCCTCgatatttttcttcaaggTTAGTGTTCAATCAAAagatcattgaaaataagTAAAAGATAAAGATGTCGTTCGAGGTAGGAACTCGCTGCTGGTACCCAAGTAAAGAGCAAGGTTGGATAGGCGCGGAAGTGACtaaaaatgatttaaaaGATGGGACATATTTCATGGAATTGACATTGGAGGATAATGAGGTTGTTAATGTTGAAACTAAGGATCTAACCAACGAAAAGGATCCCAGTTTGCCATTGTTAAGAAATCCACCTATCTTGGAATCAACCGAGGATTTAACTACTTTGTCATATTTAAACGAACCCGCCGTTCTTCATGCAATAAAGCAACGTTATTCGCAATTGAACATCTATACTTATTCTGGTATAGTTTTAATTGCAACAAATCCTTTTGATAGAATGGATCAATTATACTCACAAGATATGATTCAGGCATATTCAGGAAAACGTCGGGGTGAAATAGAACCACATTTGTTTGCCATTGCTGAAGAAGCTTATagattgatgaaaaatgaCAAACAAAATCAAACTATTGTGGTTAGTGGTGAATCTGGGGCCGGTAAGACAGTGTCTGCCAAGTACATTATGCGTTATTTTGCCTCATGTGATGAGGAGAACTCTTCCAATATGGGAAATTTACAGCATACTGCGGAGATGTCCGAGACAGAAGAGAGAATACTGGCTACTAATCCTATTATGGAAGCTTTTGGTAATGCTAAGACTACAAGAAatgataattcatcaagaTTTGGGAAATATCTAGAAATCTTATTCGATAAAGAAACTGCCATTATAGGTGCTAAAATGAGAACATATCTCTTGGAACGTTCCAGATTAGTTTATCAACCTAAAACagaaagaaattatcaTATTTTCTATCAAATATTGGCTGGTCTACCTGAGGATGTGAAACAAGAATTACACCTAACAAAAGCAGATGATTATTTCTACATGAATCAAGGTGGGGAACCTGAGATTGCTGGAATAGATGATGTAAGCGAATATGGTATTACTATAAAGGCGTTGACTTTGGTTGGAGTGGCTCCAGAAACTCAACAgcatattttcaaaattttagCAGCATTATTACATATCgggaatattgaaattaaaaagaCAAGAAACGATTCCTCTTTATCCTCAGATGAACCTAATCTAAAAATTGCGTGTGAATTACTAGGTGTTGATCCTTCCAATTTCGCCAAGTGGATCACAAAGAAGCAAATCGTTACTAGGTCTGAGAAAATTGTCTCTAATCTAAATTACTCACAAGCGTTGGTGGCCAGAGATTCAGTGgctaaatttatttattccGCACTATTCGATTGGTTAGTCACGAATATTAACACAGTCTTGTGTAATCCAGCTGTTCttgatcaaattcattCCTTTATCGGTGTTCTAGATATTTATGGGTTTGAgcattttgaaaagaacTCTTTTGAACAATTTTGTATTAATTATGCCAATGAGAAGCTACAACAAGAATTCAATCAGCATGTCTTCAAACtagaacaagaagaatatattaagGAAGAAATCGAATGGTcttttattgaatttaacgACAACCAACCTTGCATTGATCTAATAGAAAACAAATTGGGTATATTATCCCTACTGGACGAAGAAAGTAGGCTACCTGCTGGTTCAGATGAATCCTGGACCCAAAAACTGTATCAAACATTAGATAAGCCACCAACCAATAAGGTCTTCTCCAAGCCACGTTTTGGACAAACAAAATTTGTGGTCAGTCATTACGCTTTGGACGTTGCTTACGATGTTGAAGggtttattgaaaagaatagaGATACTGTTTCCGATGGGCACTTGGAAGTATTGAAGGCAACCACCAACGATACATTATCTACAATTCTAGAAAGTGTGGAAGAATCTGCTAGAAAGGTGGAAGAAGCCAAGAAGAATGCTGCATCACAGGATCAAAAGCAATTAAAAAAGCCAACACCAATCAGGCAGGTACAAAGGAAGCCAACATTAGGGTCCATGTTCAAACtatcattaattgaattaatgCAAACGATCAATTCAACGAATGTTCATTATATCAGATGTATTAAACCAAATGGAGAAAAGGAGGCGTggaaatttgataatttgatGGTTTTGTCTCAACTGAGAGCATGTGGTGTTTTAGAAACAATTAGAATCTCTTGTGCTGGTTTTCCCTCTAGATGGacattcaatgaatttatcctaagatattatattttaattcCACCTGTAGAATGGGCACCTatcttccaaaaaaatgatCTTACGGAACAAGATGTCATCAACCTTTGTAAGAAAATCCTTGCCGCTACAGTACAAGATAAGGAAAAGTATCAAATTGGTAATACtaaaatcttctttaaGGCTGGTATGCTTgcatattttgaaaaactaaGAAGTACCAAGATGAATAGTGCTATCGttttaattcaaaaacatATTCGTTCCAAATATTACCGTAAACAATATATGCTAATGAAGgcttcattatcattattgggTGCCTATTCTAAGGGTACAGTAATTCGTCAAAGGGTCGAGTATGAACTAGAACAACATGCCGCTACATTAATTCAAACAATGTATAGAGGTTACTCAAAGCGTTCGTATATATCTGGTGTTATCTCCAGTATTGTTAAACTTCAATCCAGAATTAGAGAGGAATTGGAACAACGTGAAATGCAAAGCAAATACGAAAGTAATGCTGCTATCTCTATCCAAAGTAGAATTAGAGCATTTGTTCCAAGAAAGGCGTACGAATCAAAGAGGAGAGATACTATTGTTGTGCAATCGTTAATTAGAAGACGTATCGCACAAAGGGACTTTAAGAAACTGAAGGCCGATGCTAAGAGTGTTCATCACCTAAAAGAAGTAAGTTATAAGTTGGAAAATAAGGTCATTCAATTAACTCAAAACTTAGCTGCAAAGGTGAAGGAAAACAGACAACTCTCAAAGCGTTTGGAAGAATTACAGGCAACTATGGTGACAGTAAGTGAATTACAAGACCAATTAGAAGCTcagaaaatggaaaaccAAAAGGCTCTTGCTGATCAAAAGGACGGTTTTGTTCTAGATTCTAAATCATTAAAGgatcaattaataaagGCTAATAAGGATGTTGAAAGTGTTAAGTTTGAACTTGCCACTTTGACAGCCAAATACACAGAAATGGAAGCAGAATCAAAGAATCAATTGGATGAGTTAGAAAGAACAAAGACTCTATTAACAGAATCTAAGACTCAGAACTCCGACTTATACAGTGAgataaaatctttaaaagAGGAATTAGCTCACTTGCAGACTTCGATTGCGTTAGGCACTGTTACAACGAACACGAATATTGTGCCACATACGCCATCAAGAGAAAATAGGATGCCAAGTGGACATATGCGTGCTGCTGAGGAAAATATATCACCTAACCAATTGAAATCAATACCTTCAGATACAGCTGCAGACCATGTTTCTGTTAATGGATACGGCatggatgatgatattataaATACCAACACGTTGACACAAATAAATGAAGAGTTGTATAGATTATTGGAAGGTACTGACGtcttaaataatgaaattacGGAAGGATTACTTAAGGGATTCCAAGTTCCCGATGCTGGTGTTGCTATTCAATTGAGCAGAAGAGATGTTGTTTATCCAGCTAGAATTTTAATTATTGTATTGAGTGAAATGTGGAGATTTGGTTTAACCAAACAGAGTGAAAGTTTTTTGGCTCAAGTCTTAACTACAATTCAAAAAGTTGTTACCACTTTAAAGGGTATTGATCTCATTCCAAGTGGTGCCTTTTGGTTAGCAAATGTCCGtgaattatattcttttgttgTATTTGCCCAACATTCTATCTTGACTGAAGAATCTTTCAAGAAAGGTatgaatgatgaagaatataatgagTATGTTTCCTTGGTTACAGAACtgaaagaagattttgaatctCTAAGTTACAACATTTATAATATCTGGTTAAAGAAGCTACAAAAGGATTTACAGAAAAAGGCCATTAATGCTGTGGTTGTGTCTGAATCGTTACCAGGTTTCAATGCAAGCGAATCGAACGGATTcttgaacaaaatatttaattcagGTGAAGAGTATACCATGGATGATATTTTaaccttcttcaataacatATTTTGGTGCATGAAATCGTTCcacattgaaaatgaagttTTCCGTACTGTTATTATTACGTTATTAAACTATGTGGATACGATATGTTTCAATGATTTAATTATGAAACGTAATTTCTTATCTTGGAAACGTGGTTTACAATTGAACTATAATGTTACAAGGTTAGAAGAGTGGTGTAAGACACATGGACTACCCGATGGAGCTCAATATTTACAACATTTAATTCAAACAGCAAAACTATTGCAGTTAAGAAAGTATACTATTGAGGATATTGATATGGTACGTGGTATTTGTTCATCTCTATCACCTGCTCAATTGcaaaaattaatttccCAATATCATGTTGCTGATTATGAATCTCCCATTCCtcaagatattttgaagtaTGTTGCTGACATTGTTAAGAAGGAATCTACCAGCGCACATAACGATATTTTCCTACATCCAGAAACTGGTCCATTTAATGATCCATTTGTTGCTGTTAAGACCAGAAAATTCGATCAAGTCGAAGCCTATATTCCATCGTGGTTAGTATTACCTGTTACTAAAAGAATTGTTGATCTTGTTGCACAGCAAGTGACAGTACCAGATGCCTAATTGTACtatgataaatatttataagTTAATGACTGTATCttattttctaaaaatAGAAAAGTAATGAAACATATAATCAAAGATCTTATTGATAATAGATTATAAAAAACTGAAGGCAGCTCGTATGAACAAAACATATTTTGCTTTGATAGATATATAGATGGTACACTATAAATAA
It encodes the following:
- the MYO2 gene encoding myosin 2 (ancestral locus Anc_7.68), whose protein sequence is MSFEVGTRCWYPSKEQGWIGAEVTKNDLKDGTYFMELTLEDNEVVNVETKDLTNEKDPSLPLLRNPPILESTEDLTTLSYLNEPAVLHAIKQRYSQLNIYTYSGIVLIATNPFDRMDQLYSQDMIQAYSGKRRGEIEPHLFAIAEEAYRLMKNDKQNQTIVVSGESGAGKTVSAKYIMRYFASCDEENSSNMGNLQHTAEMSETEERILATNPIMEAFGNAKTTRNDNSSRFGKYLEILFDKETAIIGAKMRTYLLERSRLVYQPKTERNYHIFYQILAGLPEDVKQELHLTKADDYFYMNQGGEPEIAGIDDVSEYGITIKALTLVGVAPETQQHIFKILAALLHIGNIEIKKTRNDSSLSSDEPNLKIACELLGVDPSNFAKWITKKQIVTRSEKIVSNLNYSQALVARDSVAKFIYSALFDWLVTNINTVLCNPAVLDQIHSFIGVLDIYGFEHFEKNSFEQFCINYANEKLQQEFNQHVFKLEQEEYIKEEIEWSFIEFNDNQPCIDLIENKLGILSLLDEESRLPAGSDESWTQKLYQTLDKPPTNKVFSKPRFGQTKFVVSHYALDVAYDVEGFIEKNRDTVSDGHLEVLKATTNDTLSTILESVEESARKVEEAKKNAASQDQKQLKKPTPIRQVQRKPTLGSMFKLSLIELMQTINSTNVHYIRCIKPNGEKEAWKFDNLMVLSQLRACGVLETIRISCAGFPSRWTFNEFILRYYILIPPVEWAPIFQKNDLTEQDVINLCKKILAATVQDKEKYQIGNTKIFFKAGMLAYFEKLRSTKMNSAIVLIQKHIRSKYYRKQYMLMKASLSLLGAYSKGTVIRQRVEYELEQHAATLIQTMYRGYSKRSYISGVISSIVKLQSRIREELEQREMQSKYESNAAISIQSRIRAFVPRKAYESKRRDTIVVQSLIRRRIAQRDFKKLKADAKSVHHLKEVSYKLENKVIQLTQNLAAKVKENRQLSKRLEELQATMVTVSELQDQLEAQKMENQKALADQKDGFVLDSKSLKDQLIKANKDVESVKFELATLTAKYTEMEAESKNQLDELERTKTLLTESKTQNSDLYSEIKSLKEELAHLQTSIALGTVTTNTNIVPHTPSRENRMPSGHMRAAEENISPNQLKSIPSDTAADHVSVNGYGMDDDIINTNTLTQINEELYRLLEGTDVLNNEITEGLLKGFQVPDAGVAIQLSRRDVVYPARILIIVLSEMWRFGLTKQSESFLAQVLTTIQKVVTTLKGIDLIPSGAFWLANVRELYSFVVFAQHSILTEESFKKGMNDEEYNEYVSLVTELKEDFESLSYNIYNIWLKKLQKDLQKKAINAVVVSESLPGFNASESNGFLNKIFNSGEEYTMDDILTFFNNIFWCMKSFHIENEVFRTVIITLLNYVDTICFNDLIMKRNFLSWKRGLQLNYNVTRLEEWCKTHGLPDGAQYLQHLIQTAKLLQLRKYTIEDIDMVRGICSSLSPAQLQKLISQYHVADYESPIPQDILKYVADIVKKESTSAHNDIFLHPETGPFNDPFVAVKTRKFDQVEAYIPSWLVLPVTKRIVDLVAQQVTVPDA